The DNA region GTGACCGGCGCGCCGGCGCCGTGGTTCGCGGGCGGGCCCGACGGAGTCGGCCGATGATCGCCGTGGGCGGGCTCGAGGCCGCCCGCCAGGAGCTCGACGCCGGGCTCGTGCACAACGCGCGCGGCTACCCTGGCCGGGCGGCCTCGAGCTTCCGTGCAGCGCTGCGCCGCCTCGGTCCCGAGCCGGGCTCCGGCGACCCGGCCGACCCTGAGACGGCGTACGTGCGCGCCCGCGCCCTGCTCGGACTGGTCACCAGCAGCTTCGAGCTGCGCGGGGATGTCGAGGCCAGCAACGCGATCCTCGACACCGCCGACCGGTGGGCCCGAGCGGCGGGGGCCCGTGCTGTCGAGGTCGCGATCCTCGGGCAGCGGGGACTGCTCCGGATGCGCGCCGGGCAGCCAGAGGCCGCTCTGCGTGAGCTCGACCGTGCGGCCGCACGTCTCGACGACGCCGAGCCGGTCGACGCGTGCCGCATCCTGTTGAACCGCGGGACCCTGCACCTCGAGCACGGTCGGCGCCTCAAGGCGCGGGCGGACCTCGAGGCGTGCGCCAGGCGGGCGGAGTCGATCGGCAACCACCTGCTGCTGCACAAGGCCCGCCACAACCTCGGGTACCTCGAGTTCCTCTCGGGGGACCTGCCTGCAGCGCTGTCTGCGATGGCGGAGGCCGCGCGGATCGAGCACGGGGCCTCGCCGGCGATGACCCTCCTGGACCGGGCCCGGGTGCTGGTCGAGGCCGGTCTGACGACCGAGGCGGACATCAGCCTCGGCAGGGCAGGGGAGCTGTTCGCCGCCAACCGGCTCCCGCACGACCTCGCCGAGGTCCTGCTCGCCAGGGCGCACTGCGCGCTCCTCGCGCGACGCCCGAAGGACGCCCTGCGCTGGGCGCGCTCGGCCCGCAGTACCTTCCTGCGGCGGCGCAACCAGCCGTGGCTGGCGCGGGCCGACCTCACGGTCGTCCGCGCGCAGCTCGCTGTGCTCCTGGCGGCCGAGGCGCCATCGACCGCGACACTCCGCAGGGTCGCGGCGCAGGCGACCGCGCTGAGCGCGCGCGCGCGGACCAGCGGGGGCGCAGCCGGCCGCGAGCTCGCGCGGCTCGCGCTGGTCACGGCCGCGGAGGCCGCGGCAGCCGGCGGCCTCCGTCGGCAGGCGCACGCAGCGCTCGGTTCGGCCGGGAGGCTGACCGGGCGGGAGCCGTTGGCTCTCGCCGTCCAGGTGCGCCTCGTCAAGGCCCAGCTGGCTTTCGCCGAGCACGACACGCTGCGGGCACGGCGGTACGTCCGGGCCGGCCAGGCCGTCCTGGCCGAGCACCGGCGGCAGCTCGGCTCGGTGGAGGCCGTGGCGGCGGCCGCCGTGCACGGTGACCACCTCACCGAGGCCGATGTCGGGGCCGCGCTCGCCGATGCCGACCCGGCAGCGGTCCTCGATGCCGTCGAGCGGGGTCGCGCGACCTTCGCCGGGCCGGCGCGCGTGCGGCCTCCGGACGACCCGGTCCTCGCCGAGGTGCTTGCCGAGCTCCGGCAGTGCGTCGAGCGGGTTCGGCTCCTCCCGCCAGATGCCGACCCGACCGCGACCGCGAAGCGCGAGAGTCTGCGACGTGACGCCGCCCGCCTGCGCGCCGCCGCGCGCGAGCGGTCGTGGCAGCTCGGTGACGGCGTCGGTGCGCCGAGGGCGATGAGCGCCCACGACCTGGTGGCGACCGTGCGGAGCGGTGCCGCCGAGGGCGACCCGGCCACCGTCGTCGACTACGTCGTGCACCGGGGTCGCGTGCACGCCGTCGTCGCCGACCCATCGGGGCTGCGCCTGCTGAACCTCGCGGACGCTGCCGAGGTCGACGAGCTCGCCCGGCGGCTGCGGGCCGACCTTCAGGTGCTGGCGAACCCGATCCTCGCGCCGGCCCTGCGCGACGTGGCGTCCCGGACCTTGGCTCGCGGGCTGGCGCACCTGGACAACCTTCTCCTGGCCCCCGTCGGCTGCGCGGGGTGCCTGCACGTGGTCGCGGGTGGTGGGATGGTCACGCTGCCGTGGGGGATGGCCCCCTCGCGGAAGGGCCTCGCCACCAGCGTCGGGACCCGGCTCGGGTCCGGGTCCGGTCACGAACGGCGGGCCGGCGTGGGTGTCGTCGCCGTCGCCGGACCGGGCCTGACCCACTCGCAGGACGAGGTGGCTGCCGTCGCCGGTGTCTGGTCGCGGGCCGCGAGCCTCGTGGGGGACGACGCCGTGTGCGCGGCAGCCGCCGACGCCCTGCGGACGGCCGGCGTCGTGCACCTCGCGGTGCACGGGCACCACGAGGCCGAGAACCCGTTGTTCTCGTGGGTCCGGCTCGCCGACGGACCCCTGTTCGCGCACGAGCTCGAGGGGTCGTCGCTCCCGGGCTCGCTGGTCGTCCTGTCCGCCTGCGAGGTGGGGCGCGCGACCGTCCGACCCGGCGGCGAGGTCCTCGGGCTCGCGAGCGTCCTGCTCCGCCTCGGCGCCGGAGCCGTGGTCGCCGCGCTCGCGCCGCTGCGCGACGACGTCGCTGAGGCCGTCATGCCGACGATGCACCGGAGCCTCCGGGACGGCCTACCGCCGCCGGCGGCGCTCGCCGCGGCCTGCTCGAGCATCGACGAACCTGTCCCGCTCTCCTGCTTCGCCTCGGCGCCGGGTGTCATCCTGGACGGGGCCCTGTTCGGCGGCGACCCGCCTCGCTAGTCTCGCGAGCCCCGGTCAGCCACGCCGTCGCAGGCCGGCCGACTGTGCCGCCCACGCGCCGGCGGCGAGAACGGCCGCAGGCGCGGAGCCCCGCAGTCGGACGGCTCGATCCGGTCCGGCGGCCGGGACGTCACGGCCAGGTGCGGCAAGGTCCGCCAGGGCGCTGGACTCCGGGAGCAGCCCGCTGTCGTCGTAGCCGGCCACGGCCAGCACACCGGTCACGGACGCCGGGAAGGTGAGCACCTCCGGCCCCAGGTCGCCTGCGGAGACGAGCACGTGCACACCCCGGTCCACCGCGGTCCGCAGCGCGGTCGCGACGCCCCGAGCCAGACGCCGACGGCCGAACGGCAGGACCAGGATCTGAGCCCGTTCGGCGAGGGCCCAGCGGACCGCCCGCACGATCAGCTCGTCGGATGTCCGGCCGTCGGCGCCCAGCACCGGCGCCACGAGCAGCTCGGCCTCCGGGACGAGTCCCAGCACATGTGCCTTGCCCTGGCCGACGAGGAGCGAGGCGTGCGCAGTGGCCTGCCCGGCGGGAGAGGCCGGCCCTATCGGGCGGGCGCCCGGCTTGACCTGCAGGTGGGCGCCCCGAAGGTCGGGATGGGTGCCGTCGACCTCCCCGTCGAGCAGGGCGATCCGAACGCCCCGGCCCGTCGTCGGCGTCCTGGGTAGCTGCGCCACGGGCACCGGAAGATCGGGTACGGGCCTGGCCTGGAACCAGCGCTGGCAGGCCACGGCGACGTCGGGTGCTGCCGTGATCGTCTCGGTTCCCGTCGCTGCCACCATGGCCCGTCTCCGACCGTGGACCCGCCGATCGGGTCCGTCGGTGAATCAGGAGCGTGGCCGGCGCTGTCTGTGACCGGCGAAGGGTCGGCGATTTGGCTCCGGTCCCGGCCTCCCGTAGTCTGTCCGTTGCCCAAGACCGCAGGTCGTCGGCTGCCTCGAAACCCCCGGGTGACGAGGTGGTGGACCGAAGTTCCGCAACGAGCGGGGACCAGCGCAGGTGAGTGACTCAGAAGGATCGGCGCGCACGCGTGCGCATGGTCCGGCCAAGAGCCCCGCGCCTGCGCGGGGCTCTTCTCATTGTGTGGCCCTCGGTGCGTCCGACGACAGCGGTACGACCACCGGAAGGATTGCCATGGCGAGGCCGGACAAGGCAGCCGCAGTCGCAGAGCTCACGGAGAACTTCCGCGAGTCGAGCGCTGTCGTGCTGACCGAGTACCGCGGGCTCACCGTCGCCCAGCTCAAGCAGCTGCGGCGCGCGCTCAGCGGCGACGCTACCTACGCCGTGGTGAAGAACACGCTCTCGGCCATCGCGGCCAAGCAGGCGGGTGTCGAGGGAATCGACGCCCATCTCGCCGGTCCCTCGGCCATCGCCTTCGTGACCGGTGACCCGGTCCAGGCAGCCAAGGGCCTGCGTGACTTCGCCAAGGCTCACCCGCAGCTCGTCATCAAGGGTGGTGTCCTCGACGGACGCGCCCTGACCGCTGCGGAGATCAACAAGCTCGCGGACCTCGAGTCCCGCGAGGTCCTGCTGGCCAAGCTGGCCGGCGCAATGAAGGCGTCGCTCTTCGGGGCTGCGTACCTGTTCACCGCGCCCACGGCCAAGGCCGTGCGCACCATCGATGCCCTGCGCGAGAAGCGGGCGACCGAGGAGCAGGCGGCCTAGTCAGCAGCACTGACGGCTCCGCAGCCTCTTCTCGACACACCACCCCTCCTGCTCTCACGAGCGGGGCAACAAGGAAGGACACGCCACCATGGCGAAGCTCACCACCGACGAGCTGCTCGACGCTTTCAAGGAGCTCACCCTCATCGAGCTCTCCGACTTCGTGAAGAAGTTCGAGGAGACCTTCGAGGTCACCGCTGCCGCTCCGGTCGCCGTCGCGGCCGTCGGCGGCGCCGCGGCCGAGGTCGAGGCCGAAGAGGAGCAGACGGAGTTCGACGT from Cellulomonas sp. KRMCY2 includes:
- a CDS encoding CHAT domain-containing protein, with product MIAVGGLEAARQELDAGLVHNARGYPGRAASSFRAALRRLGPEPGSGDPADPETAYVRARALLGLVTSSFELRGDVEASNAILDTADRWARAAGARAVEVAILGQRGLLRMRAGQPEAALRELDRAAARLDDAEPVDACRILLNRGTLHLEHGRRLKARADLEACARRAESIGNHLLLHKARHNLGYLEFLSGDLPAALSAMAEAARIEHGASPAMTLLDRARVLVEAGLTTEADISLGRAGELFAANRLPHDLAEVLLARAHCALLARRPKDALRWARSARSTFLRRRNQPWLARADLTVVRAQLAVLLAAEAPSTATLRRVAAQATALSARARTSGGAAGRELARLALVTAAEAAAAGGLRRQAHAALGSAGRLTGREPLALAVQVRLVKAQLAFAEHDTLRARRYVRAGQAVLAEHRRQLGSVEAVAAAAVHGDHLTEADVGAALADADPAAVLDAVERGRATFAGPARVRPPDDPVLAEVLAELRQCVERVRLLPPDADPTATAKRESLRRDAARLRAAARERSWQLGDGVGAPRAMSAHDLVATVRSGAAEGDPATVVDYVVHRGRVHAVVADPSGLRLLNLADAAEVDELARRLRADLQVLANPILAPALRDVASRTLARGLAHLDNLLLAPVGCAGCLHVVAGGGMVTLPWGMAPSRKGLATSVGTRLGSGSGHERRAGVGVVAVAGPGLTHSQDEVAAVAGVWSRAASLVGDDAVCAAAADALRTAGVVHLAVHGHHEAENPLFSWVRLADGPLFAHELEGSSLPGSLVVLSACEVGRATVRPGGEVLGLASVLLRLGAGAVVAALAPLRDDVAEAVMPTMHRSLRDGLPPPAALAAACSSIDEPVPLSCFASAPGVILDGALFGGDPPR
- a CDS encoding S8 family serine peptidase, producing MVAATGTETITAAPDVAVACQRWFQARPVPDLPVPVAQLPRTPTTGRGVRIALLDGEVDGTHPDLRGAHLQVKPGARPIGPASPAGQATAHASLLVGQGKAHVLGLVPEAELLVAPVLGADGRTSDELIVRAVRWALAERAQILVLPFGRRRLARGVATALRTAVDRGVHVLVSAGDLGPEVLTFPASVTGVLAVAGYDDSGLLPESSALADLAAPGRDVPAAGPDRAVRLRGSAPAAVLAAGAWAAQSAGLRRRG
- the rplJ gene encoding 50S ribosomal protein L10, producing MARPDKAAAVAELTENFRESSAVVLTEYRGLTVAQLKQLRRALSGDATYAVVKNTLSAIAAKQAGVEGIDAHLAGPSAIAFVTGDPVQAAKGLRDFAKAHPQLVIKGGVLDGRALTAAEINKLADLESREVLLAKLAGAMKASLFGAAYLFTAPTAKAVRTIDALREKRATEEQAA